One segment of Panicum virgatum strain AP13 chromosome 3K, P.virgatum_v5, whole genome shotgun sequence DNA contains the following:
- the LOC120699630 gene encoding dolabradiene synthase KSL4, chloroplastic-like isoform X2 — protein sequence MAAMTPLGLALAAPQHLALFGHRATAAPRRPRSGVGRAPPQSNRCRLKPQLAVQPRARRTGSAAARRGGAAGVLERVTKQEDKTAVIRERLLSAEAPPPSAYDTAWVAMVPAPARAGSPPAPQYPGCVDWVLQSQRRDDGSWGPGGDDPSLRKDALLSTLACVLALATWGVGGDAVARGLSFIGRNWSSVTDGSRNDDAPAGFDVIFPGMVARAIGMGLEIPLVRQADVDAVLRLRDVELDSMAAASGGGQDAFMAYVGEGLGDLLDWDQAAAAYQRKNGSFFDSPATTAAAAIHSHNGRALDYLDSVVAKFGSSDSSLCRGRRWPNWT from the exons ATGGCGGCCATGACGCCGTTGGggctcgccctcgccgcgcctcAGCATCTCGCCCTCTTTGGGCACCGGGCCACCGCTGCTCCTCGTCGACCTCGATCGGGAGtcgggcgggcgccgccgcagagCAACCGCTGTCGCCTCAAGCCGCAGCTGGCGGTgcagccgcgcgcgcggcggaccGGCTCGGCCGCCGCaagacgcggcggcgccgcaggAGTGCTGGAGCGGGTAACTAAGCAGGAGGACAAGACGGCGGTGATCAGAGAGCGGCTCCTGAGcgccgaggcgccgccgccgtcggcgtacGACACGGCGTGGGTCGCGATGGTGCCGGCGCCAGCTCGGGCGGggtccccgccggcgccgcagtaCCCGGGGTGCGTGGACTGGGTCCTGCAGAGCCAGCGACGGGACGACGGGTCGTGGGGGCCCGGCGGCGATGACCCCTCGCTGCGCAAGGACGCGCTCTTGTCCACACTCGCGTGCGTGCTCGCGCTCGCGACgtggggcgtcggcggcgatgcCGTCGCGAGAG GGCTGAGTTTCATCGGGCGCAACTGGTCCAGCGTGACGGACGGCAGCCGCAACGACGACGCGCCGGCCGGGTTCGACGTCATCTTCCCCGGCATGGTCGCGCGGGCCATCGGCATGGGGCTGGAGATCCCCCTGGTCCGCCAAGCCGACGTCGACGCCGTCCTGCGGCTGCGCGACGTCGAGCTCGACAGCATGGCTGCTGCTTCTGGAGGTGGCCAAGATGCTTTCATGGCCTACGTGGGAGAAGGCTTGGGGGACTTGCTGGACTGGGaccaggcggccgcggcgtaCCAAAGGAAGAACGGGTCCTTCTTCGACTCGCCGgccacgacggccgccgccgcgatccACAGCCACAACGGCCGAGCGCTCGACTACTTGGACTCCGTTGTCGCCAAGTTCGGCAGCTCAG ATTCATCATTATGCAGGGGTAGGCGATGGCCCAACTGGACATGA
- the LOC120699630 gene encoding dolabradiene synthase KSL4, chloroplastic-like isoform X1 gives MAAMTPLGLALAAPQHLALFGHRATAAPRRPRSGVGRAPPQSNRCRLKPQLAVQPRARRTGSAAARRGGAAGVLERVTKQEDKTAVIRERLLSAEAPPPSAYDTAWVAMVPAPARAGSPPAPQYPGCVDWVLQSQRRDDGSWGPGGDDPSLRKDALLSTLACVLALATWGVGGDAVARGLSFIGRNWSSVTDGSRNDDAPAGFDVIFPGMVARAIGMGLEIPLVRQADVDAVLRLRDVELDSMAAASGGGQDAFMAYVGEGLGDLLDWDQAAAAYQRKNGSFFDSPATTAAAAIHSHNGRALDYLDSVVAKFGSSGANTMDTPITVIGALSTGLTPQSVQLAQPGHHTAAAGQQRA, from the exons ATGGCGGCCATGACGCCGTTGGggctcgccctcgccgcgcctcAGCATCTCGCCCTCTTTGGGCACCGGGCCACCGCTGCTCCTCGTCGACCTCGATCGGGAGtcgggcgggcgccgccgcagagCAACCGCTGTCGCCTCAAGCCGCAGCTGGCGGTgcagccgcgcgcgcggcggaccGGCTCGGCCGCCGCaagacgcggcggcgccgcaggAGTGCTGGAGCGGGTAACTAAGCAGGAGGACAAGACGGCGGTGATCAGAGAGCGGCTCCTGAGcgccgaggcgccgccgccgtcggcgtacGACACGGCGTGGGTCGCGATGGTGCCGGCGCCAGCTCGGGCGGggtccccgccggcgccgcagtaCCCGGGGTGCGTGGACTGGGTCCTGCAGAGCCAGCGACGGGACGACGGGTCGTGGGGGCCCGGCGGCGATGACCCCTCGCTGCGCAAGGACGCGCTCTTGTCCACACTCGCGTGCGTGCTCGCGCTCGCGACgtggggcgtcggcggcgatgcCGTCGCGAGAG GGCTGAGTTTCATCGGGCGCAACTGGTCCAGCGTGACGGACGGCAGCCGCAACGACGACGCGCCGGCCGGGTTCGACGTCATCTTCCCCGGCATGGTCGCGCGGGCCATCGGCATGGGGCTGGAGATCCCCCTGGTCCGCCAAGCCGACGTCGACGCCGTCCTGCGGCTGCGCGACGTCGAGCTCGACAGCATGGCTGCTGCTTCTGGAGGTGGCCAAGATGCTTTCATGGCCTACGTGGGAGAAGGCTTGGGGGACTTGCTGGACTGGGaccaggcggccgcggcgtaCCAAAGGAAGAACGGGTCCTTCTTCGACTCGCCGgccacgacggccgccgccgcgatccACAGCCACAACGGCCGAGCGCTCGACTACTTGGACTCCGTTGTCGCCAAGTTCGGCAGCTCAG GGGCGAATACCATGGATACTCCAATCACAGTTATTGGAGCGCTAAGCACAGGGTTAACCCCCCAATCTGTGCAACTGGCCCAACCAGGACACCACACGGCCGCAGCTGGCCAGCAGCGGGCCTAG
- the LOC120699631 gene encoding uncharacterized protein LOC120699631 isoform X2: protein MAFHVACPITWRVCDCELGFGAAAAARKGAGAAAAAAAWAGAAAALEGFLADPWLLRPPGAGAGDGATVQVEVPPLDPGPEDGEGEARRAAAQRGADAAEDLARRLESGAYGSPEAEGDEDEWDREDQGNASVKVMCRLCCFGENEGSTKAAKMLPCKLCNKRYHRNCLKSWGEHRDLFHWSSWVCPSCRSCEVCRRPGDPNKLMFCKRCDGAYHCYCQQPSHKNVTHGPYLCPKHTRCHSCGSGVPGSGHSTRWFLGYTCCDACGRLFVKGNYCPICLKVYRDSEVIPMVCCDVCEKWVHIECDGISEEKYQQFQADQNLQYTCAACRGECSQIRDTEDAIRELWKRRDVIDQELMVSLRAAAALPSLEDVSPSYPNSDEEKPAPYVLKNDGRNTLKFSLKSNSSKAPDTPEQEKIVLKSSGSNKKPSKKKGGQGNKTDDGHDEIFLERRHDAKSSNSRLGDQSIDGNHDRSPFKNDGNAYISSSTRSSEKNLKSPSMKAVANNADMIPKVKIKGSKVPGLHFKDAADKSTPKDTGKGTKLVIHLGSRHKTRSGSPKSELSDSQKDQDMGSIHGGKIDVTSQLKSSRSEIKEKSVMKLVRETGTQQRNSLLGDLGTSKKHATGKRSNSLISGMENANETGTRNRSFGLKQSHSSHVNKNQGAAALFSSDSSDNLKPSLLKLKFKRPHFEQLNTQASQPEEPATWASQQEEQLNVAKGQRSKRKRPSMEKVDDSDGKIPAKRHQQSTNDEVMDANWILRKLGKDAIGKRIEVHQASDAKWHQGVVANVISGALSIQLDNGRSENVELGKQAIRLIAGSKGRKR, encoded by the exons ATGGCGTTTCACGTCGCGTGCCCCATCACTTG GAGGGTGTGCGACTGCGAGCTAGGgttcggcgcggcggcggcggcgaggaagggggccggcgcggcggcggcggcggcggcgtgggcgggcgcggcggcggcgctcgagggCTTCCTCGCGGATCCGTGGCTGCTGCGGCCACCCGGGGCCGGCGCGGGGGATGGGGCGACGGTGCAGGTGGAGGTGCCGCCGCTGGACCCGGGCCCCGAGGACGGGGAGGGCGAGgcgcgccgggcggcggcgcagcgcggcgCCGACGCGGCCGAGGACCTCGCCAGGCGGCTCGAGAGCGGCGCCTACGGATCGCCG GAGGCGGAAGGAGATGAAGATGAGTGGGACCGGGAGGATCAAGGAAATGCTTCTGTCAAGGTTATGTGCCGTTTATGCTGTTTTGGAGAAAATGAGGGCAGCACAAAAGCTGCCAAAATGCTTCCATGCAAGCTCTGCAACAAAAGATATCATAGGAACTGTTTGAAAAGCTGGGGGGAGCATAGAG ATCTTTTCCACTGGAGCTCATGGGTCTGTCCGTCTTGCCGCAGTTGTGAG GTATGCCGGCGGCCTGGTGACCCTAATAAGTTGATGTTCTGTAAAAGGTGTGATGGTGCGTATCACTGTTACTGTCAGCAACCATCACACAAG AATGTTACCCATGGACCATATTTATGTCCAAAACATACAAGGTGTCACAGCTGTGGATCTGGTGTGCCTGGTAGTGGCCATAGCACAAG GTGGTTTTTGGGGTACACATGTTGTGATGCTTGCGGGCGATTGTTTGTGAAAGGAAACTACTGCCCGATTTGCTTGAAG GTTTATAGAGACTCTGAAGTGATACCTATGGTTTGCTGTGATGTTTGTGAAAAATGGGTGCATATTGAGTGTGATGGCATCAG TGAGGAAAAATACCAACAGTTCCAAGCTGACCAAAACCTTCAGTACACATGTGCAGCATGCCGTGGCGAGTGCTCCCAG ATCAGGGACACTGAGGATGCAATTCGGGAGCTTTGGAAGAGGAGGGACGTTATTGATCAAGAACTTATGGTTAGcttgcgagctgctgctgcattACCTTCTCTTGAAGATGTCTCTCCATCGTATCCAAACTCGGATGAAGAGAAACCTGCTCCGTATGTATTGAAAAATGATGGTAGGAATACTTTAAAGTTTTCATTGAAAAGCAACAGTAGTAAGGCTCCAGATACACCTGAGCAAGAGAAGATTGTTTTGAAGAGCTCCGGGTCGAATAAGAAGCCTTCCAAAAAGAAAGGTGGTCAGGGTAATAAAACAGACGATGGCCATGATGAAATATTTTTGGAGAGAAGGCATGATGCTAAATCTTCAAATAGCCGTTTGGGAGATCAAAGTATAGATGGTAATCATGATAGGAGTCCTTTTAAGAATGATGGTAATGCTTATATTTCATCTTCAACTCGAAGTTCAGAAAAGAATTTGAAATCTCCATCCATGAAAGCTGTGGCAAACAATGCTGATATGATACCTAAAGTCAAGATTAAAGGCAGTAAGGTTCCAGGTTTACATTTCAAAGACGCAGCTGATAAAAGTACTCCCAAGGATACTGGGAAAGGTACCAAGTTGGTTATCCATCTTGGTTCACGGCACAAAACCAGGAGTGGCTCTCCCAAGTCTGAACTATCCGATTCTCAAAAAGACCAAGATATGGGTTCGATACATG GAGGGAAAATAGATGTCACAAGCCAGCTGAAGAGCTCAAGGAGCGAGATAAAAGAGAAAAGTGTAATGAAGCTAGTTAGAGAGACCGGAACACAGCAAAGAAATAGCCTTTTGGGAGATCTTGGTACCTCAAAAAAGCATGCAACTGGAAAAAGAAGTAATTCTTTAATCTctggaatggaaaatgcaaatGAAACTGGTACAAGGAACAGATCATTTGGACTCAAACAATCTCATTCCAGTCATGTGAACAAGAACCAGGGAGCTGCTGCTTTATTTTCATCTGACTCTTCTGACAACTTGAAGCCATCATTGCTGAAACTTAAGTTTAAGCGTCCCCATTTCGAGCAGCTGAACACCCAGGCTTCTCAACCAGAGGAGCCAGCCACCTGGGCTTCACAGCAAGAGGAACAGTTAAATGTTGCTAAAGGCCAGAGATCAAAGAGGAAGAGACCTTCAATGGAGAAGGTGGATGATTCAGATGGTAAGATTCCGGCCAAGAGGCATCAGCAGAGCACAAATGATGAAGTGATGGACGCTAACTGGATACTGCGCAAGTTGGGCAAGGATGCAATTGGAAAGAGGATTGAGGTCCATCAAGCTTCTGATGCCAAATG GCATCAAGGTGTGGTGGCAAATGTCATCAGTGGCGCACTTTCTATTCAATTAGATAATGGCAGATCTGAGAATGTGGAACTGGGGAAGCAGGCCATCCGCTTGATAGCTGGGTCAAAGGGCAGGAAGCGATGA
- the LOC120699631 gene encoding uncharacterized protein LOC120699631 isoform X1 has translation MAFHVACPITCRRVCDCELGFGAAAAARKGAGAAAAAAAWAGAAAALEGFLADPWLLRPPGAGAGDGATVQVEVPPLDPGPEDGEGEARRAAAQRGADAAEDLARRLESGAYGSPEAEGDEDEWDREDQGNASVKVMCRLCCFGENEGSTKAAKMLPCKLCNKRYHRNCLKSWGEHRDLFHWSSWVCPSCRSCEVCRRPGDPNKLMFCKRCDGAYHCYCQQPSHKNVTHGPYLCPKHTRCHSCGSGVPGSGHSTRWFLGYTCCDACGRLFVKGNYCPICLKVYRDSEVIPMVCCDVCEKWVHIECDGISEEKYQQFQADQNLQYTCAACRGECSQIRDTEDAIRELWKRRDVIDQELMVSLRAAAALPSLEDVSPSYPNSDEEKPAPYVLKNDGRNTLKFSLKSNSSKAPDTPEQEKIVLKSSGSNKKPSKKKGGQGNKTDDGHDEIFLERRHDAKSSNSRLGDQSIDGNHDRSPFKNDGNAYISSSTRSSEKNLKSPSMKAVANNADMIPKVKIKGSKVPGLHFKDAADKSTPKDTGKGTKLVIHLGSRHKTRSGSPKSELSDSQKDQDMGSIHGGKIDVTSQLKSSRSEIKEKSVMKLVRETGTQQRNSLLGDLGTSKKHATGKRSNSLISGMENANETGTRNRSFGLKQSHSSHVNKNQGAAALFSSDSSDNLKPSLLKLKFKRPHFEQLNTQASQPEEPATWASQQEEQLNVAKGQRSKRKRPSMEKVDDSDGKIPAKRHQQSTNDEVMDANWILRKLGKDAIGKRIEVHQASDAKWHQGVVANVISGALSIQLDNGRSENVELGKQAIRLIAGSKGRKR, from the exons ATGGCGTTTCACGTCGCGTGCCCCATCACTTG CAGGAGGGTGTGCGACTGCGAGCTAGGgttcggcgcggcggcggcggcgaggaagggggccggcgcggcggcggcggcggcggcgtgggcgggcgcggcggcggcgctcgagggCTTCCTCGCGGATCCGTGGCTGCTGCGGCCACCCGGGGCCGGCGCGGGGGATGGGGCGACGGTGCAGGTGGAGGTGCCGCCGCTGGACCCGGGCCCCGAGGACGGGGAGGGCGAGgcgcgccgggcggcggcgcagcgcggcgCCGACGCGGCCGAGGACCTCGCCAGGCGGCTCGAGAGCGGCGCCTACGGATCGCCG GAGGCGGAAGGAGATGAAGATGAGTGGGACCGGGAGGATCAAGGAAATGCTTCTGTCAAGGTTATGTGCCGTTTATGCTGTTTTGGAGAAAATGAGGGCAGCACAAAAGCTGCCAAAATGCTTCCATGCAAGCTCTGCAACAAAAGATATCATAGGAACTGTTTGAAAAGCTGGGGGGAGCATAGAG ATCTTTTCCACTGGAGCTCATGGGTCTGTCCGTCTTGCCGCAGTTGTGAG GTATGCCGGCGGCCTGGTGACCCTAATAAGTTGATGTTCTGTAAAAGGTGTGATGGTGCGTATCACTGTTACTGTCAGCAACCATCACACAAG AATGTTACCCATGGACCATATTTATGTCCAAAACATACAAGGTGTCACAGCTGTGGATCTGGTGTGCCTGGTAGTGGCCATAGCACAAG GTGGTTTTTGGGGTACACATGTTGTGATGCTTGCGGGCGATTGTTTGTGAAAGGAAACTACTGCCCGATTTGCTTGAAG GTTTATAGAGACTCTGAAGTGATACCTATGGTTTGCTGTGATGTTTGTGAAAAATGGGTGCATATTGAGTGTGATGGCATCAG TGAGGAAAAATACCAACAGTTCCAAGCTGACCAAAACCTTCAGTACACATGTGCAGCATGCCGTGGCGAGTGCTCCCAG ATCAGGGACACTGAGGATGCAATTCGGGAGCTTTGGAAGAGGAGGGACGTTATTGATCAAGAACTTATGGTTAGcttgcgagctgctgctgcattACCTTCTCTTGAAGATGTCTCTCCATCGTATCCAAACTCGGATGAAGAGAAACCTGCTCCGTATGTATTGAAAAATGATGGTAGGAATACTTTAAAGTTTTCATTGAAAAGCAACAGTAGTAAGGCTCCAGATACACCTGAGCAAGAGAAGATTGTTTTGAAGAGCTCCGGGTCGAATAAGAAGCCTTCCAAAAAGAAAGGTGGTCAGGGTAATAAAACAGACGATGGCCATGATGAAATATTTTTGGAGAGAAGGCATGATGCTAAATCTTCAAATAGCCGTTTGGGAGATCAAAGTATAGATGGTAATCATGATAGGAGTCCTTTTAAGAATGATGGTAATGCTTATATTTCATCTTCAACTCGAAGTTCAGAAAAGAATTTGAAATCTCCATCCATGAAAGCTGTGGCAAACAATGCTGATATGATACCTAAAGTCAAGATTAAAGGCAGTAAGGTTCCAGGTTTACATTTCAAAGACGCAGCTGATAAAAGTACTCCCAAGGATACTGGGAAAGGTACCAAGTTGGTTATCCATCTTGGTTCACGGCACAAAACCAGGAGTGGCTCTCCCAAGTCTGAACTATCCGATTCTCAAAAAGACCAAGATATGGGTTCGATACATG GAGGGAAAATAGATGTCACAAGCCAGCTGAAGAGCTCAAGGAGCGAGATAAAAGAGAAAAGTGTAATGAAGCTAGTTAGAGAGACCGGAACACAGCAAAGAAATAGCCTTTTGGGAGATCTTGGTACCTCAAAAAAGCATGCAACTGGAAAAAGAAGTAATTCTTTAATCTctggaatggaaaatgcaaatGAAACTGGTACAAGGAACAGATCATTTGGACTCAAACAATCTCATTCCAGTCATGTGAACAAGAACCAGGGAGCTGCTGCTTTATTTTCATCTGACTCTTCTGACAACTTGAAGCCATCATTGCTGAAACTTAAGTTTAAGCGTCCCCATTTCGAGCAGCTGAACACCCAGGCTTCTCAACCAGAGGAGCCAGCCACCTGGGCTTCACAGCAAGAGGAACAGTTAAATGTTGCTAAAGGCCAGAGATCAAAGAGGAAGAGACCTTCAATGGAGAAGGTGGATGATTCAGATGGTAAGATTCCGGCCAAGAGGCATCAGCAGAGCACAAATGATGAAGTGATGGACGCTAACTGGATACTGCGCAAGTTGGGCAAGGATGCAATTGGAAAGAGGATTGAGGTCCATCAAGCTTCTGATGCCAAATG GCATCAAGGTGTGGTGGCAAATGTCATCAGTGGCGCACTTTCTATTCAATTAGATAATGGCAGATCTGAGAATGTGGAACTGGGGAAGCAGGCCATCCGCTTGATAGCTGGGTCAAAGGGCAGGAAGCGATGA
- the LOC120699633 gene encoding pentatricopeptide repeat-containing protein At4g02820, mitochondrial-like isoform X2, which produces MLARRLASPVAAAAAAARLLSAAAPEAGGAGRGDTLGKRLLKLIYPKRSAVVVLRRWAEEGRTVQKYQLNRVVRELRKYGRFKHALEICEWMRTQPEMRLVPGDHAVHLDLVAKVRGLASAEKFFEDMPERAKAPSTCNALLHAYVQHGVREKAKAMLAEMARAGYLTCALPFNHMMSLYMASGELERVPEMIKEQRRYTVPDLKKNSVKGAEKVFDLMKGDRVVPDWMTFSLLASIYINAGLHVKGRDALVEMEKRASRKERAAYSSLLTLYASLSDRGNLDRVWNKMKLIFRKSSDSEYKCMLTSLTRFDDIAEAENIYREWELASGTRDSRIPNTIISYYIKNGMIEKAESFLSHIVEKRVKPSYSTWELFVWGYLSNKKTDKVLECLEKALSSVEKWEPNHELAMAIFSHVEKTGDIEAAEKILVMFRDAGYVTTKMYNSVLHTYAKAELMPLIIEERREQDKVTLDEETRRLLSLTSKYPIGEVSTLMS; this is translated from the exons ATGCTCGCGCGCCGGCTCGCgtcccccgtcgccgccgcggccgccgccgcgaggctgctttccgcggcggcgccggaggccgGAGGTGCGGGGAGGGGGGACACGCTCGGGAAGCGGCTGCTGAAGCTCATCTACCCGAAGCGGAGCGCGGTGGTGGTGCTGCGGCGCTGGGCGGAGGAGGGCCGCACCGTGCAGAAGTACCAGCTCAACCGCGTCGTCCGGGAGCTCCGCAAGTACGGCCGCTTCAAGCATGCCCTCGAG ATCTGCGAGTGGATGCGGACCCAGCCGGAGATGCGCCTCGTCCCCGGTGACCACGCCGTGCACCTGGACCTCGTCGCCAAGGTCCGGGGCCTGGCGAGCGCCGAGAAGTTCTTCGAGGACATGCCCGAGCGCGCCAAGGCGCCGTCCACCTGCAACGCCCTGCTGCACGCGTACGTGCAGCACGGCGTGAGGGAGAAAGCCAAGGCCATGCTGGCGGAGATGGCCCGGGCCGGGTACCTCACCTGCGCGCTGCCCTTCAACCACATGATGTCGCTGTACATGGCGAGCGGGGAGCTGGAGCGGGTGCCCGAGATGATCAAGGAGCAAAGGAGGTACACCGTCCCGGACCT CAAGAAGAACAGTGTGAAGGGTGCAGAGAAGGTGTTTGATCTGATGAAGGGTGACAGGGTTGTTCCTGATTGGATGACCTTCAGCTTGCTGGCAAGCATTTACATCAATGCCGGGCTTCATGTCAAAGGGCGAGATGCGCTGGTTGAGATGGAGAAAAGGGCCTCCAGGAAGGAGCGGGCAGCTTATTCGTCTCTCCTCACCCTGTATGCAAGCTTGTCAGATAGAGGAAACTTGGACAGGGTATGGAACAAAATGAAACTGATCTTCAGGAAGTCAAGTGACTCCGAATACAAGTGCATGCTCACATCGCTCACGAGGTTTGatgacatcgcagaagcagagAACATTTACAGGGAATGGGAATTGGCTTCGGGAACACGCGATTCCCGGATCCCAAATACAATCATTTCTTATTACATCAAGAATGGCATGATTGAAAAGGCCGAGAGCTTTCTCAGTCACATTGTGGAGAAACGAGTTAAGCCCAGCTACAGCACCTGGGAGTTATTCGTGTGGGGTTATCTCAGCAACAAGAAGACAGATAAGGTCCTTGAATGTCTGGAGAAGGCCCTGTCAAGCGTGGAGAAATGGGAACCGAACCATGAGCTTGCCATGGCGATCTTTTCACATGTCGAGAAGACAGGCGACATTGAAGCTGCAGAGAAGATCCTGGTCATGTTCCGGGATGCAGGGTACGTCACCACTAAGATGTACAACTCGGTCCTGCACACTTATGCGAAGGCTGAACTGATGCCCCTGATAATTGAGGAGCGCAGGGAGCAGGATAAGGTGACGCTGGATGAGGAGACCAGGAGACTGTTGAGTTTGACGAGCAAATACCCAATTGGTGAGGTCTCAACGTTGATGTCTTAG
- the LOC120699633 gene encoding pentatricopeptide repeat-containing protein At4g02820, mitochondrial-like isoform X1, whose protein sequence is MLARRLASPVAAAAAAARLLSAAAPEAGGAGRGDTLGKRLLKLIYPKRSAVVVLRRWAEEGRTVQKYQLNRVVRELRKYGRFKHALEICEWMRTQPEMRLVPGDHAVHLDLVAKVRGLASAEKFFEDMPERAKAPSTCNALLHAYVQHGVREKAKAMLAEMARAGYLTCALPFNHMMSLYMASGELERVPEMIKEQRRYTVPDLVTYNIWLTYCSKKNSVKGAEKVFDLMKGDRVVPDWMTFSLLASIYINAGLHVKGRDALVEMEKRASRKERAAYSSLLTLYASLSDRGNLDRVWNKMKLIFRKSSDSEYKCMLTSLTRFDDIAEAENIYREWELASGTRDSRIPNTIISYYIKNGMIEKAESFLSHIVEKRVKPSYSTWELFVWGYLSNKKTDKVLECLEKALSSVEKWEPNHELAMAIFSHVEKTGDIEAAEKILVMFRDAGYVTTKMYNSVLHTYAKAELMPLIIEERREQDKVTLDEETRRLLSLTSKYPIGEVSTLMS, encoded by the exons ATGCTCGCGCGCCGGCTCGCgtcccccgtcgccgccgcggccgccgccgcgaggctgctttccgcggcggcgccggaggccgGAGGTGCGGGGAGGGGGGACACGCTCGGGAAGCGGCTGCTGAAGCTCATCTACCCGAAGCGGAGCGCGGTGGTGGTGCTGCGGCGCTGGGCGGAGGAGGGCCGCACCGTGCAGAAGTACCAGCTCAACCGCGTCGTCCGGGAGCTCCGCAAGTACGGCCGCTTCAAGCATGCCCTCGAG ATCTGCGAGTGGATGCGGACCCAGCCGGAGATGCGCCTCGTCCCCGGTGACCACGCCGTGCACCTGGACCTCGTCGCCAAGGTCCGGGGCCTGGCGAGCGCCGAGAAGTTCTTCGAGGACATGCCCGAGCGCGCCAAGGCGCCGTCCACCTGCAACGCCCTGCTGCACGCGTACGTGCAGCACGGCGTGAGGGAGAAAGCCAAGGCCATGCTGGCGGAGATGGCCCGGGCCGGGTACCTCACCTGCGCGCTGCCCTTCAACCACATGATGTCGCTGTACATGGCGAGCGGGGAGCTGGAGCGGGTGCCCGAGATGATCAAGGAGCAAAGGAGGTACACCGTCCCGGACCTCGTCACCTACAACATCTGGCTGACGTACTGCTCCAAGAAGAACAGTGTGAAGGGTGCAGAGAAGGTGTTTGATCTGATGAAGGGTGACAGGGTTGTTCCTGATTGGATGACCTTCAGCTTGCTGGCAAGCATTTACATCAATGCCGGGCTTCATGTCAAAGGGCGAGATGCGCTGGTTGAGATGGAGAAAAGGGCCTCCAGGAAGGAGCGGGCAGCTTATTCGTCTCTCCTCACCCTGTATGCAAGCTTGTCAGATAGAGGAAACTTGGACAGGGTATGGAACAAAATGAAACTGATCTTCAGGAAGTCAAGTGACTCCGAATACAAGTGCATGCTCACATCGCTCACGAGGTTTGatgacatcgcagaagcagagAACATTTACAGGGAATGGGAATTGGCTTCGGGAACACGCGATTCCCGGATCCCAAATACAATCATTTCTTATTACATCAAGAATGGCATGATTGAAAAGGCCGAGAGCTTTCTCAGTCACATTGTGGAGAAACGAGTTAAGCCCAGCTACAGCACCTGGGAGTTATTCGTGTGGGGTTATCTCAGCAACAAGAAGACAGATAAGGTCCTTGAATGTCTGGAGAAGGCCCTGTCAAGCGTGGAGAAATGGGAACCGAACCATGAGCTTGCCATGGCGATCTTTTCACATGTCGAGAAGACAGGCGACATTGAAGCTGCAGAGAAGATCCTGGTCATGTTCCGGGATGCAGGGTACGTCACCACTAAGATGTACAACTCGGTCCTGCACACTTATGCGAAGGCTGAACTGATGCCCCTGATAATTGAGGAGCGCAGGGAGCAGGATAAGGTGACGCTGGATGAGGAGACCAGGAGACTGTTGAGTTTGACGAGCAAATACCCAATTGGTGAGGTCTCAACGTTGATGTCTTAG